The genomic stretch ACCGTCGAGACGACCCAGGGCCTGCAGGCCGACCGCAAGGTGTCGCTCGCCGCACGCGCCCTGTCCGACCTCGCCTCTCAGGCCACGACCATCGCCGATGCGGACATGAGCAACATCCTCGACGCGACGGCCGACGTCATCGCTCCGTTCAACGTGTCGAATGCCCAGATGGTGGTGACGGGTATCCAGACCGACATCCTCGGCGTCTCCCGCGCCGTGTGGAGCGATGCGCGCAATGCCACGCGCTACAGCTGCGGCCAGGTGATGACCATCCCGAACGAGCTGAAGCCAACCCTTGGCACGACGGGTTTCCTTGTGCTCGCCGAGGTGAAGTACAGCTACACCCCGACGGTCGCCTATCTGATTTCCGGTTCGCTGCTGCTGTCCGACCGGCTCTATACCCGTCCGCGCATCGGCGAGACCGTGAGCCGGACGCCGAAGCAGGGCGCCACCTGCATCTGACCTACCAGTCCTGCGACGGCGCTTCCGGCAGCGTCAGGCCGAGCCGGGCCGCCATGCCGCGGGCCGCGGCGGCGGCGGTCGCGAAGGTCGCCTGCAACAGGTAGCCGCCGGTCGGCGCATCCCAGTCCAGCATCTCGCCGGCGGCGAAGAGACCCGGATGGCCGGAAATCTCGAAGGTATCGGAGAGTGCCGAACGGTCGATGCCACCGGCGGAGGAGATCGCCCGCTCCAGCGGGCGCATCGCGGCAACCGGCAGGACGAGACTCTTGATCGCCGCGGCGAGCCTGGCGGGCTCCCGCACCGGCGGGCCGCCGGTTCCCTCGCGCAGAATGGCGGCCGCTACGGGGGCGAGTCCCGCCTGCTTCTTCAGGACATTGGAGAGGGAATCACCCGACCGCGCCCGGCCGAGCCGCGCCGCCAGGTCGGCCACCGAAACGTCCGGCTTCAGATCGACAGTCAAGGACGCGCCACCGGCCGCGACCGCGTCGCGCAGGGCCGCCGACAGCGCATAGATGGCGCCGCCCTCGAGCCCGGTGGCGGTGACCATGGCCTCGCCCCGCACGGCGTTCTTGCCGAACGACAGGGCGATCGCCTTGAGCGGCGTGCCGGCGAAACGCTCGGCAAAGCCCGCCGACCAGGCGATGTCGATGCCGCTGTTGGAGGCGACGAGCGGAC from Phreatobacter oligotrophus encodes the following:
- a CDS encoding TIGR03862 family flavoprotein; the protein is MTDRPRVVIAGAGPAGLFAADLLAAAGAAVTVYDRMPSPARKLLLAGRGGLNLTHSEPRQAFLSRYPDLPSQVRGAIDAFPPSALRAFAAALGQPTLVGSSGRVFPEAFKASPLLRAWLARLAGLGVTLRSQHRLVGFADDGRLVFEGPEGRVVPPHDVALLALGGASWPRMGSDGAWSVILAKRGVPVRPLVASNSGIDIAWSAGFAERFAGTPLKAIALSFGKNAVRGEAMVTATGLEGGAIYALSAALRDAVAAGGASLTVDLKPDVSVADLAARLGRARSGDSLSNVLKKQAGLAPVAAAILREGTGGPPVREPARLAAAIKSLVLPVAAMRPLERAISSAGGIDRSALSDTFEISGHPGLFAAGEMLDWDAPTGGYLLQATFATAAAAARGMAARLGLTLPEAPSQDW
- a CDS encoding TadE/TadG family type IV pilus assembly protein, with product MGFARRLIDLAIRPVRAARVLAHDKRGVSAVEFALVLPLMVTLFLATVETTQGLQADRKVSLAARALSDLASQATTIADADMSNILDATADVIAPFNVSNAQMVVTGIQTDILGVSRAVWSDARNATRYSCGQVMTIPNELKPTLGTTGFLVLAEVKYSYTPTVAYLISGSLLLSDRLYTRPRIGETVSRTPKQGATCI